One Citrus sinensis cultivar Valencia sweet orange chromosome 5, DVS_A1.0, whole genome shotgun sequence genomic window, GAGGTGTGGATCAGAGGAGCCCTCCCTTGTTGAAGTGAAGCATCTATACCAGCTGAGGAGTAGCCCGAAGGAAGCAGGCTGATATTATTTCATGTCGAGCTCTGCGAAGAGAAAACCAATCACCGGCTTCCCCTCTTCGTGcaaaaattggaagaacaaattcttctttgctggGGGAAGTTGGTGTCCTGCAGCTCATTCGTTGGGTGGTGATATTTACCTTCCAACACATTTTGTCACCCCAGGTCGTTCATTTTTTGCCTACATTCTTAATCAAACTGCCACTTATTGGGTTCTTTAACCTTCTTTGCTATTTCAGAGTCGTGGGGTTTGCTCAGGGGGCTTGAGGACCGACCTTTGCTTTAGGTGGAGACTTCTCTGGTGAACGCGTCTACCTGTCAAGACCTCCTGTCACCAACAAGCCTGTTCGGTTCGGGTTTAGTGGACATAGCGGCTGGAATGGATAACAAGATCCTCAGTGCGCTGACCAGAAAGCGTGGTCAGGCTCCGAGCAGCTCCAGCAACCCTCCTCCGCCCCCGAAGAAAATCAGTGCTGACCCTTGTACGGCTTTCGCTCCTGCTCTGCCCTCACCTCCACCTCGTAAGAGTGTCGGGGAGAAAACAACTGACAAGCGTTCTGAGGTCAGCTCACGCTCTGGGGACCGATCCTCCCCTCTTCCGGTCCGTGATCAGGGTGATTACCTGACCCCGTATCAGAGGGACTATGGGAAATCAGTGGGACCTAAGATGGTCCAGGACATTGAGAGCATGAATCTTAATGAACTAGCTGGTTCTGTCCAAAGGGTCTCCTTCAAGTTGGCCACCATAGTATCTTGTTACAAGAATTGGATCATGCGCCAGGAGAGGAAGCTCCAAGCTGAGAACCAGGATTTGAAGAAGAAGGCTGAGTTTGCTGATCGCACGAAGGAGAAGCTGGCCGAGCTGAACAAGCTGGTTGCGGAGCTAGAGGAGAAGGTTGCAGTTGCTGAGTCCACTTCCTCCAAACTGGAGGGCGAGTTGGGCGACCTGAAGTCTGATCTTCAGGCTACCCAGAGTGAAAGAGACACTTTGAAGACCGCCCTTGAGGGGGAAATCAGATCCCTGAGTGAGCAGCTGGCGGAGGCGAAAGGCAAATCTGCTGACGTGGATGATCGGCTGGATGCCGAGTACGACTCTGGGGTTGCTTTCAGCTACAAATGCATTATGTCCGTGCTTAAGGAAGAATATCCCGAACTGGACATGAGCAAGCTAGAGGCTGGGGTGGAGAGGTACATGCTGAGGCCGGCCAAGGAGATAAGGAGCAGGGTGAGTAGGATCAGGTGGAGGCTCCTTTGGATAAGGTGCAGGAGGGAGAAGCTGGGCAGCGAGTTTTTGAAGTGGGACAGGGGTCCGCGTCTCCTCCTCCCGGTATTGTTGATCTTTCACCTCCCGAGTTAGCTGACCCTTCATCTGTTGAGGCCGTTGACCCTCCTAATCCTTAGGTCTATTTTTGTAAAGACTCTAGATTTTCATTTGCTTTGTAAacgtttataaaaaatttttttaaatgctctCTATTGGCTTTCTTGTCTGGTTTTGCTTACGGGTTGCTTCTGCGAAATAACTTGACAATTTATCTGATTTTGCCTGTTGGTTCATTAGTGCATCGAGCGGGAATAGACATCCatttgccttagtaaaatttttgcAAAATTGCCTGCTGGTCTTCGGTGACCGATCAGGAGCAGACACTTatttgccttagtaaaatttttataaatttagctgctggtctttcgttgcccgagcagaaacaggcactttcttgccttagtagaattttcgtaGGATTAGCTACTGGTCttttgttgaccgagcagaagcagacactttcttgccttagtagaattttcgtaggattagctgctggtcttttgttgaccgagcagaagccggcactttcttgccttagtagaattttcgtaggattagctgctggtcttttgttgaccgagcagaagcatgcactttcttgccttagtaaaCATTTAATGGGCTTGCTAGCAGAAGGGTTCCATActgaattcatctttattgaaTTTCGAATGCGTTACAGAAATGTGGAATATATGTGTGTCACAAATCACCGTGCTCATAACAGAAATAACttatcaaaatgaaaactaGTAGAGCACTTTGCTTACTGGAAGTACTTTTTCAAGTGCTCGGCGTTCCACGACCTCTTCACCTCTTGTCCGTCTGGATACGCCAGCTTGTAGGCTCTTGGTCCAGTTGCTCATATCACCCTATATGGGCCTTCCCATTTCGGACCAAGAGCTCCATGGTTGGGATCCCTGGTGTTTTGGTTCACCTTCCTGAGCACCCAATCTTCTGCTCGGAACTGCCTTACGCGTACGTTCTTATTGTAATAACGCGTGACCCTTTGCTGACATTAGGCCACTTTATGCGAAGGCCCTTCCCTTTTCTCCTCCAGCAGGTCCAGGTTCAAACAGATCTGCTCGCCATTTTGCTCCTCATTGAAGTATTCCGTCCGATGTGTTCCTACTCCAATTTCTGCTAGGACCACCGCCTCATGACCAAAAGCTAAGGCAAATGGGGTTTCCCCTGTAGCAGTTTTGTGAGTTGTCCGGTAAGCCCACAGTACCCCTGGTAGCTCGTCAACCCAAGCTCCTTTCTTCTCTCCCAGTCTAGCCTTCAGGAGTTTCTTTACCactttgttggctgcttccacTTGTCCGTTTGCCTGGGGATGTGCGGGGGTACAGAACTTCAGGTCTACCCCTAGGTTCCAGCAAAACTCTCTGAAGTTGTTGTTGTCAAATTGCCTCCCATTATCGGTGATGATGGTATAAGGAATTCCGTATCTGCAGATGATATTCTTCCAGATAAAATTCGTTGTCTTTCTCTCCGTGATTTGGCTAAGGACCCCCACTTCTATCCACTTGGTGAAGTAGTGTACTGCTACAATTGCATGGGTTGCCGCTCCTCGGCCTTTCGGTAACGGACCAATCATGTCGATTCCCCATTGAGCAAAAGGCCATGGGGATGTCATAGTGGTCAGCTTTTCTAGGGGTTGTGTAGGAACCTCAGAGAAGCTTTGGCATGTTTTACAGTTTTTTGCCATCTTTTTTGCATCCTGGTGCATGGTTGGCCAGAAGTATCCATGCCGGAGTGCCTTGAAGGCTAAAGTTCTTACTCCCGAATGATTTCCGCATATCCCTTCATGAATCTCCCTTAATACATATTCTGCCTCCTCCTTGTCCAGACATCTCAAAAGGGGCAAAGTGAATCCTCGGCGGTAGAGTACCCCATCGAGTAGTGTGTACCTCGCCGCTCGGCATTTTAGCTTTCTTGCTTGCCTTTTGTCCTCTGGTAAAACGCCATCGCAGATGTATGCAAGAATCGGATCCATCCAGGATTCTTCAGTGCTTACTCTCATTACCTCTACTTCCTCTCCTATACTCGGTGAGGTTCTCACCTCTAGTGGAACTGATTTAGGTAATTTGGGATCTACAGTTGCGGCCATCCTAGCCAACATGTCAGCTCGGTAATTTTCATTCCGGGATATCTGCTTCACCTCTACCTCATTGAAGAGTTCAACCATCTGTTTcgccttcttcaaataaagtcctaatttctcttcccttacttgGAATTGATCGCTGAGCTGGTTACATACTAGCTGGGAATCTGCTCGGATTTCTACCCTTTCTACTCGTAGTGCATGTGCAAGACCGAGCCCAGTAATGAAGGCCTCATATTCAGCTTGGTTATTTGTAAGCTGGAATTCGAACTTTACAGCGTAGGATACCTCGACACCTTCTGGGCTTCGTATTATAATTCCTGCCCCGGATCCCTATTCACTACGTGACCCATCAACCATTACCAGCCATATCCCCTTTGAATCCTCATGTTCTGCTGGTTGTTCCTCTTGGACCTCTTCCCCTGGTTCAACACGGTCAACCATAAAATCTACCAGGGCTTGGTCCCTGATTGTTCCTCGGGGCCTGTAGGACAGGTCAAATTCGCTCAGCTCCAAGGACCATTTTACTAACCGACTAGACGCATCTGATTTTTGAAGCACTTGCCGAAGGGGCTGGTCAGTCATCACAACGATCTGGTGGGCTTGGAAATATGGTCGGAGTTTACGTGCTGCCGTTATCAGAGCCAGCGCCCACTTCTCCATTAGTGGATATCTGGTTTCTGCGT contains:
- the LOC127902252 gene encoding uncharacterized protein LOC127902252; amino-acid sequence: MDNKILSALTRKRGQAPSSSSNPPPPPKKISADPCTAFAPALPSPPPRKSVGEKTTDKRSEVSSRSGDRSSPLPVRDQGDYLTPYQRDYGKSVGPKMVQDIESMNLNELAGSVQRVSFKLATIVSCYKNWIMRQERKLQAENQDLKKKAEFADRTKEKLAELNKLVAELEEKVAVAESTSSKLEGELGDLKSDLQATQSERDTLKTALEGEIRSLSEQLAEAKGKSADVDDRLDAEYDSGVAFSYKCIMSVLKEEYPELDMSKLEAGVERYMLRPAKEIRSREGEAGQRVFEVGQGSASPPPGIVDLSPPELADPSSVEAVDPPNP